Proteins from a single region of Thermus filiformis:
- a CDS encoding RDD family protein — protein MVIASPWRRFAASLVDGLVLVPLSLLLIVLAGVDPLGPTTWVQDLLFQWVPGWAYYTVFTALYGATPGKMALGLRVVRTDERPVDLLTAFMREVVGKTLSTLPLGLGYLWAFFHPKRQAWHDLIADTLVVRASRPG, from the coding sequence GTGGTGATCGCAAGCCCTTGGCGAAGGTTCGCGGCCTCGCTGGTGGACGGCCTCGTCCTCGTCCCCCTAAGCCTCCTCCTCATCGTCCTGGCCGGCGTGGACCCCCTGGGCCCCACCACCTGGGTCCAAGACCTCCTCTTCCAGTGGGTCCCCGGCTGGGCCTACTACACCGTCTTCACCGCCCTCTACGGGGCCACCCCGGGCAAGATGGCCCTGGGCCTCAGGGTGGTGCGCACGGACGAGCGGCCGGTGGACCTCCTCACCGCCTTTATGCGGGAGGTGGTGGGCAAGACCCTCTCCACCCTCCCCCTGGGGCTTGGCTACCTCTGGGCCTTCTTCCACCCCAAGCGCCAGGCCTGGCACGACCTCATCGCCGACACTCTGGTGGTGCGCGCCTCGAGGCCGGGCTAA
- the sppA gene encoding signal peptide peptidase SppA, with amino-acid sequence MNRKRWLALALFLAVALLVVGLGRLTARPSAQGPWRETTLYGQGEKVLLLELNGEIPSGKALERFLSQVRQAREDKGVRAVVLHVESPGGGVTETEALYRALRALAQEKPLVASFGRVAASGGYYVATAAQEILVPPTAVTGSIGVIGFLPQVGELLAKVGIRVEVLKEGRLKDMGSPLRPLTPEEREVVQTLQREAYELFVQRVAEGRGMPREKVLALADGRIYSGKQAVALGLADAEGYLEDAAQRAAALAGLKAFRLVRYTKRKGLLEGLLGEEVPWAQALLQAPRSGFRIEYRYLGGGLW; translated from the coding sequence GTGAACCGGAAGCGGTGGCTTGCCCTCGCCCTCTTCCTCGCCGTGGCCCTCCTGGTGGTGGGTCTGGGCCGGCTCACGGCAAGGCCCTCCGCCCAAGGCCCCTGGCGGGAAACCACCCTCTACGGCCAAGGGGAGAAGGTCCTGCTCCTCGAGCTCAACGGCGAGATCCCCTCGGGCAAGGCCCTGGAGCGTTTCCTTTCCCAGGTGCGCCAGGCCCGGGAGGACAAGGGGGTGCGGGCCGTGGTCCTCCACGTGGAAAGCCCAGGGGGCGGGGTCACGGAAACGGAGGCTCTCTACCGCGCCCTCCGCGCCCTGGCCCAGGAAAAGCCCCTGGTGGCGAGCTTCGGAAGGGTGGCGGCAAGCGGGGGCTACTACGTGGCCACCGCCGCCCAGGAGATCCTCGTCCCCCCCACGGCCGTGACCGGCTCCATCGGGGTGATCGGCTTCCTGCCCCAGGTGGGGGAGCTTCTGGCCAAGGTGGGCATCCGGGTGGAGGTGCTCAAGGAGGGGCGGCTCAAGGACATGGGCTCGCCGCTTCGGCCCCTCACCCCGGAGGAGCGGGAGGTGGTCCAGACCCTTCAGCGCGAGGCCTATGAGCTTTTCGTCCAGCGGGTGGCGGAGGGGCGGGGGATGCCCCGGGAAAAGGTCCTCGCCCTCGCCGACGGGCGCATCTACTCGGGGAAGCAGGCCGTGGCCCTGGGCCTCGCCGACGCGGAGGGTTACCTGGAGGACGCCGCCCAAAGGGCCGCGGCGCTTGCGGGCCTTAAGGCCTTCCGCCTCGTGCGCTACACCAAGCGCAAAGGCCTCCTGGAGGGGCTTTTGGGCGAGGAGGTTCCCTGGGCCCAGGCCCTTCTCCAGGCTCCCCGGTCGGGCTTCCGCATAGAATACCGCTACCTCGGGGGTGGCCTGTGGTGA